The Cucumis melo cultivar AY chromosome 5, USDA_Cmelo_AY_1.0, whole genome shotgun sequence genome has a segment encoding these proteins:
- the LOC103492828 gene encoding pentatricopeptide repeat-containing protein At2g18940, chloroplastic: MEGSFFPNRCTLPVSRPIQPNQTLKFNSTTLPPPPPPSPPSSSIPIDTLLQHLLHLSLSPNDSAHKLKPVNVAKKNVAHLPSLQISVDSTKKRRDGAQLKKPVLNSAPQFEYSDEEIRDGPLQFLSKKGICLLNSIAAQPFDSLDSLFDSVKSELLEVDIVSLLKALDVSGNSERAILLFEWVVSNTVSGDVKLDSKAVELMIRILGRESKYSIALELFDKIPIDKYSLDVRACTTILHAYSRNGKYKQAIAMFERMKECGLSPSLVTYNVMLDVYGKMGRSWDKILDLLDEMRNEGLQFDEFTCSTVISACGREGLINEAKEFFVGLKSSGYEPGTVTYNALLQVFGKAGIYSEALNILKEMEDNNCTPDSVTYNELVAAYVRAGFYEEGAAVIDTMTRKGVMPNAVTYTTVINAYGRAGKEVKALQLFNQMKKSGCVPNVCTYNSILALLGKKSRSEEMIKILSDMRINGCPPNRITWNTLLAMCGDKGKHKFVNHVFREMKNCGFEPGKDTFNTLISAYGRCGSELDAAKMYEEMMKAGFTPCATTYNALLNALARRGDWKAAESVLLDMRNKGFKPNETSFSLMLHCYAKGGNVRGLERIEKDIYDGQIFPSWVLLRTLILANFKCRAVRGMERAFEELMKNGYKPDMVIFNSMLSIFAKNNMYERAHEMLHLIRESGLQPDLVTYNSLMNMYARRGECWKAEEILKGLIKSGENPDLVSYNTIIKGFCRQGLMQEAIRIMSEMTTRGIRPCIFTYNTFVSGYAGRRMFAEVDEVISYMIQNNCKPNELTYKIIVDGYCKARKYQDAMDFVFGIKNIDDSFDNHSTQRLASHVRDMMNT; the protein is encoded by the coding sequence ATGGAAGGTTCTTTCTTCCCTAACCGATGCACACTTCCAGTGAGTAGACCTATTCAACCAAATCAGACATTGAAGTTCAATTCAACGactcttcctcctcctcctcctccatcTCCGCCTTCTTCCTCAATTCCGATCGATACCCTTCTTCAGCATCTTCTTCATTTGTCTCTGTCTCCCAATGACAGTGCCCATAAGCTCAAACCTGTAAATGTTGCGAAAAAGAATGTTGCGCATTTGCCTTCTCTTCAAATTTCagtggattcaactaagaaacGGAGAGATGGGGCTCAGTTGAAGAAACCCGTCTTGAATTCAGCTCCACAATTTGAGTACAGCGACGAGGAGATTCGAGATGGGCCTCTTCAATTTCTCTCCAAGAAGGGTATATGCTTGCTCAATTCCATTGCTGCACAACCTTTTGATAGCTTGGATTCTCTTTTTGATTCTGTCAAGTCCGAGTTGCTTGAAGTTGATATTGTTAGTCTCCTGAAAGCGCTAGACGTTTCAGGTAACAGCGAGAGAGCTATTTTGTTGTTTGAATGGGTTGTGTCGAACACTGTCTCGGGAGATGTGAAACTAGATAGTAAAGCTGTTGAACTTATGATAAGGATTCTTGGAAGAGAATCGAAATATTCAATTGCACTCGAGCTGTTTGACAAAATTCCCATTGACAAGTACTCGCTTGATGTTCGCGCTTGCACCACCATTCTTCATGCTTATTCTCGGAATGGCAAGTATAAGCAAGCCATTGCTATGTTTGAGAGAATGAAGGAATGTGGCCTTTCTCCAAGTTTGGTTACTTACAATGTCATGCTTGATGTTTATGGGAAAATGGGTCGCTCTTGGGATAAAATTTTAGACTTGTTGGATGAAATGAGAAATGAAGGTTTGCAATTTGATGAGTTCACCTGTAGTACTGTGATATCTGCGTGTGGAAGAGAGGGTTTAATAAACGAAGCTAAAGAATTTTTTGTTGGGTTGAAGTCCAGTGGTTATGAGCCAGGAACTGTCACTTACAATGCTTTACTTCAAGTGTTTGGAAAAGCTGGGATTTACTCAGAGGCCTTAAATATCTTGAAAGAAATGGAGGACAATAATTGCACCCCGGACTCTGTTACTTATAATGAGCTTGTAGCAGCTTATGTTCGGGCAGGATTCTATGAGGAAGGAGCTGCTGTAATTGACACAATGACACGCAAAGGTGTGATGCCAAATGCTGTGACTTATACTACTGTCATAAATGCCTATGGCAGGGCAGGGAAGGAGGTTAAGGCATTACAATTATTTAACCAAATGAAGAAATCAGGATGTGTTCCTAATGTGTGCACATATAATTCCATTCTTGCTCTGCTGGGAAAGAAGTCACGGTCAGAGGAAATGATAAAGATACTCAGTGATATGAGAATAAATGGCTGTCCTCCAAACCGAATAACTTGGAACACTTTGCTTGCCATGTGTGGTGATAAGGGGAAACACAAGTTTGTGAACCATGTTTTTAGGGAGATGAAAAATTGTGGATTTGAACCAGGTAAAGACACATTTAACACTTTGATCAGCGCGTATGGCCGTTGTGGGTCAGAGCTTGATGCGGCGAAGATGTATGAGGAGATGATGAAAGCTGGATTTACACCATGTGCTACAACTTATAATGCGCTTCTGAATGCTTTGGCTCGGCGAGGGGATTGGAAAGCAGCAGAATCTGTCTTACTGGATATGAGAAACAAGGGATTCAAACCTAATGAAACCTCATTCTCATTGATGCTCCATTGCTATGCAAAAGGGGGGAATGTGAGAGGATTAGAGAGGATCGAGAAAGACATTTATGATGGTCAGATCTTCCCCAGCTGGGTTCTCTTGAGAACCCTCATTCTTGCAAACTTCAAGTGCAGAGCAGTTAGAGGAATGGAAAGGGCATTTGAAGAGTTGATGAAGAATGGATACAAGCCTGATATGGTTATATTCAACTCAATGCTATCAATTTTTGCTAAAAATAACATGTATGAAAGGGCGCACGAGATGTTGCACTTGATTCGTGAAAGTGGACTGCAACCGGATCTGGTCACTTACAATAGCTTAATGAATATGTATGCCAGAAGAGGAGAATGCTGGAAAGCAGAAGAGATCCTCAAGGGACTTATAAAATCTGGCGAAAACCCCGATCTTGTGTCGTATAACACCATAATCAAAGGCTTCTGCCGACAAGGGCTCATGCAAGAAGCAATAAGAATTATGTCGGAGATGACAACTCGAGGGATTCGTCCTTGTATATTCACGTACAACACTTTTGTCTCGGGGTATGCAGGACGCAGAATGTTTGCGGAGGTAGATGAAGTCATAAGCTACATGATTCAGAACAATTGCAAACCCAATGAACTTACTTACAAGATCATAGTGGATGGTTATTGTAAAGCAAGAAAATATCAAGATGCTATGGATTTTGTCTTTGGGATCAAGAACATCGATGATTCGTTTGATAACCATTCCACGCAAAGACTTGCTTCCCATGTAAGGGACATGATGAATACTTGA